From Clostridium sp. SY8519:
AGTGGCGGAATTCCCCACAGAAGTCATCCGCCAGATCTATGTGGACGATGACAAAGAGGGCATCCGCGAAGCCATCCTGCAGCAGATCAGCGACGGCGCGGACTGCGTGATCTGCACCGGCGGCATGAGCGTGGATCCGGACGACTGCACGCCGGGCGCTATCCAGGCCACCGGCGCCGAAGTGATTACATACGGCGCGCCGGTTCTCCCCGGTGCCATGCTCTGCGTCGCGTATTACCGGGCGGCGGACCGCACGGTTCCGATTCTCGGACTCCCCGGCTGCGTTATGTACGCGAAACGCACCGTATTTGACCTGGTTCTTCCACGCATCATGGCCGACGATCCCATCTCGGCAGAAGATATTGCCTCCATGGGAGAAGGCGGTCTGTGCCTAAACTGCGCCGTATGCACTTTTCCAAACTGCGGATTCGGCAAATAACCGCCGACACCGCTTTGCCGCAACAAGGAGACTGTTATGTCAGAATTAAAACCCGTTACCTTCCACTGGGAAGAAATCGAGAAATACAGCGTATTTAAAATCATGCGCTTCGAAGTCAGAAACAACGGCAGCCTCATCGGCTACTACCGTATCTGGCACGATCCGGACACCGAAAACATCGCCTTTTACAGCGAACACGACAAACACGGTGTCCTGCCGCCGGGCACCTACAAATCCATCCCAAAGAATCACAAACTGATCCAGTATATCGAGGATGATTTAAACCGGATGGGTTATACGATTCCGGATGCCCATTCCCGCATTACCGACGGCATGCTGATCGGCACCGAACGGTTTCCGTCCGACTGGGAAGCCATCTATTAATACAGACCGGAGGTAGAATTCCATGGAATTAACACATATGAACGAACAGGGACGCGCCCGTATGGTGGATGTATCCGCCAAGGCAGACACCCGGCGCATCGGGGTGGCGTCCGGACGCATTTCCATGCAGCCGGAGACATTCCGTCTCATTACAGACGGCAAAATCAAAAAAGGCGATGTGCTGGCAGTGGCCCAGGTAGCCGGTATCATGGCTGCCAAAAAGACGTTCGACGCCATACCCATGTGCCACCCGCTGCTGATCACCGGTGTGGATATCCATTTTGAACTGCATCCCGAATGCTCGGAAATCGAGGCCGTGGCATCCGTAAAGACCACAGGAAAAACAGGCATCGAAATGGAGGCACTGCACGCGACAGCCGTTGCCCTGCTGACCATCTATGACATGTGCAAGGCAGTGGACCGGGGCATGGTCATCAAAGATATCCTTCTGCTGGAAAAAGACGGCGGAAAATCCGGCCATTTTATCCGCAGCAGAGAACAGTAGCACCGTTTCCGCCCGCGCCGGGCGAAGCGACAGAAAAGGAGTCACCGTTTGCCATGAAACAATACGCTTTTGTTGTGGAACTGGACCGCTGCATCGGCTGTATGCAGTGTGAAACCGCCTGTGAAATGGAAGGTTCTTCCCTGCTGGATGCCTCACGCATCCACGTCTGCCAGGTACTGCCGGATTCCGACGGCGCATCGCAGGAACGGTATTTTCTTCCGGTGATGTGCCAGCAATGCGCCAATCCGGCCTGTGTCTATGTATGCCCCTCCGCCTCCCTCACAAAAGACCCGGAGGACGGAATCATACGTTTCGACCCCTTTACCTGTATCGGCTGCCTGGAGTGCACAAAAGCCTGCCCGTATCACGCCATGAATACCAGCCAGGACAAGCCCCGGGTAGACAAGTGTACCCTCTGCATGCAGGCCGTGCAAAAAGGCGAAGTCCCTCCCTGTGTCACTGCCTGTGCGGGAGAAGCACTGTCCATCGGCAACATCAGCGATCCGGACAGCGAAGTATCCCGCCGACTCACCCGGGCCGGGGGAAGCGCAGTGTTTACGCTTCCGAACCGCCGGGACTGCCGGCCGTCCACCCGCTATATCCTGAGCGAAAGCGAATGGCAGGACCGGCTGCCGGAAGATCTTCTCCGCGGTTCCCGCACCCTTCCGGCAGACACGCCGGAGGACTGCAGCAAGGCATCGCCTGCCGGCAGCTGACACCTCCGGCCGTCCGCTGTGTACACAAAAAATACTGCGGGGTATGTTTACCCCCGCAGCATCATCAGCGCATGTTCCGGAATATGAATATGCAGATATTCCCTGGCAGCCAGTTCGGCTGCCTTTTTTTTATCCATCAGCAGACGCATCCGCGCCGGCGTCCCGTCCTGGCAGTCCAGGATCAGCTCCGACTCAAACTGCTGCTCGATCAGCCGGTCCACCTTCATAGTTCCGTAATTCGGCTGATTCCGCGCTTCTTCCATCACTTCCACATAGTGGGCACGGATTCCCACATATTTCAGATCTTCGGGCACCTTCTGGGTGAGACGAAATTCCATGCCCCATCCTTTGGCATACAGGCAGTGTTCGGATTTTCTTTCTGCTTTGGTAATATTGCGGCACCCTGACAGGCGGGCCGCCACTACTGTCTGCGGATTGTCAAAGAAATCCATTTTTTCCTGTACGGTTTCCATATGACCCTGATCCAGCACACAGACCCGGTCACAGAGATGATAGACCTCATCCCGACTGTGGGAGACAAACAGAACAGGCTTTTTCACCTCCGCCAGAAGCTCCATCAGCTCCTCCTCCACCTGCCACTTCAGATACGTATCCAGGGCAGACAGCGGCTCATCCAGCAGCAGCACATCCGGATCCGAGGCCATCATCCTGGCCAGCGCCACCCGCTGTTTCTGTCCGCCGGACAGCTGCCTGGGCAGATGGTTTTCCAGTCCCTGCAGCTGAAATCTGGCCATATAGTCACGGACCACTTCCATGGAAGGATGCCTCCCCATCCCTGCCATGATGTTCTTCTCGACGGTCATATTCGGAAAAAGCGCATAATCCTGAAACATATATCCGGTGTGACGCTTCTGGGGAATCAGATTGATTTTTTTCTCCGAATCAAAGAGCACCCGGCCGTCCACCGCAATCCTGCCTTCATCCGGCCGTTCAATTCCCGCAATACATTTTAACGTCATGCTTTTTCCGCAGCCCGAGGCCCCCAGCAGGGCAAAAATCTCATTTTCCGCCCGAAAACAGACATCCAGATGGAAATTTCCTATTTTTTTTCTGATATCAACTTCAACTGCCATAGGTCTACCAACGTTCAATATTCTTCATGTTCTTTCCTGCAATCAGATTCATGGCCACAATAATGCCAAAGGCTATGATCAGAATAATGATCACCCAGATTCCCGCCGTGAGATAATCCCCGTCCTGAATCACCATGGCGATCCGCTGGGAAATCGTCGCCGTCTTATGGGGAATATTGCCGGCCAGCATGGATGTGGCGCCGTATTCTCCCAGTGCCCGGGCAAACGTGAGAATCGTGCCGGAGATAATCCCGGGGCCTGCGTTTGGTACCGCCACCCGCCAGAAAATCTGCGCCTCTGACATGCCGAGGGTTCTGCCTGCGTAAATCAGGTTCGTATCCAGCTGTTCAAAGGCGGCCCTGGCATTGCGGTACATCAGCGGAAAGGCAATCACGGCTGCCGCCAGAATACATCCCAGCCAGGTCTGCACCACTTTAATATTCAGTTCGGCATATAAAAAGGATCCCAGCGGCCTGCGCAGGCTGAACAGCAGCAGGAGGAAAAAGCCTGCCACAGTCGGCGGCAGCACCATGGGAAGCGTCAGTACGCCATCCGCCACCGCCCGGACTTTCGGTCCGGCATGCACAATTTTCCCGGCTGCGAATATGCCAAGAAAAAAGGAAACAACGGTTGCCACCACACCGGTTTTCAATGAAATAAACAAAGGGCTCCAGTCAAGCCCTGCCAGAATCTCATGCAAACTGTTCATTGATTCTGTCCTTTCCGGGCAGCAGCAGACAAGCCGCACACCTTGATGCACGGCCTGTCTGCTGCTGCCGTCTGTAAATCAGTCTTTTACGTCTGTATCAAAGTAATACTTCTGGAATACTTTCTTTGCCTGGTCCGAGCTGACATATTTCACAAAGTCCGCAGCTGCCGAGGATTCCGCCTCGTCCGCTTCTTTGTTCTGTACCTGGGCGATCGGATAGATCACGTCGCCGGTCAGATCATAGCTCACCACTTCCAGAATCTTCAGTTTATCTTCCAGACCGTAAGTATCGGATTTGTATACCGTGCCCACTTCGTTGGAGCCTTCCGCAACGGCGGAAGTAACGGCGCTTACATTCTTGCACTCGTTGATTTCCACACCGCCCAGGGCTTTGGATACCTGCTCCGTGGTAATCGCGGATACATCATCCGCCTTTTTCAGGATACCTGCATTTACCAGTGCCTGCCGCGTATATTTGCCCACCGGAACGGAACCGTCTGCCAGTGCAATGCTTTTTGCGTCTTTCAGGGTCCTAAGCCCGGTGACTTTTGTCTTGCTGTCTTTCTGCGTTACTACACACACCTGGTTGTTTACCACGTTATGGCGCGTGCCTTCTACTACCATTTTATCTTTGTCCTGCAGCTGATCCATCTGCTTCTGAGCCGCCGAGAAAAACACATCACAGGCAGCCCCTTCTTCAATCTGGGTCAGGAGCGTGCCTGAGCTGTCATAGCTGGCCTGTACCTTTACATCCGGCTGGGTCTTATTATAGTCCGCAATCAGTTCATCCAGCACTTTATTCAGGCTGGCTGCCGCAAATACATTGATCGTAGCCGACTGCTTCTGATCTCCGGACTCTCCGGAGGCTGATGTGTCTGCTGCCGCAGCGGATCCTGCAGAGGTCTGCTGACTGTCGGTTTTGCTGCTTCCGCACCCCGCAAGTATCGCTGCCCCCATTACAGCAACAAGCGCAATGCTTAATACCTTCATTTTCATCATTTTTCTCCTTGTTTTGTTTATTTATAAAATGTTTTGTACTACTTTGAACATTTTATTATAACGACATATCGCTGTCAACTTTTTTCCCATGCAGCTTCCCCCCCATTCATGCAGGATCCGCATGAATGAAAAAAGGAGGTTCCCGCCAGCGGAAACCTCCTGAACATAAACATATTTCTGATACATCACTGCAAAAGAGCCGTCGCTTATCCGATGATCGCAGTTGCCAGCGGAACACCGATGAATGCGCAGACCACAAAGCAGATAACCACGAATGCCAGGTTTGGCTTGATGGTCGTCTTCATGGTAACGTGCCCCGGGCCAAAGAAGAACGGGGACGGAACCGCTGCAGAAGGTGTTACGGTAGCCATACCGGACGCGATACCGATGATTAAGCAGAACGCCGCGATACTGTAGTTGGATCCGGCCAGCAGCACAGCGCCGATATTAAAGAACAGCACCTGTGTTACGGTATTGGACAGGAAGTTGGTCATCAGAATTGCCAGCGCAATCAGCACGACAACGATTGCGGCAGTAGGCAGCTGTCCGATGGACGGACGCAGCACGTTGCCCAGCCATACGGTGATTCCTGTGTTTTTCGCGGAAAGAGGAACCGCGAAGCAGGAAACGGTACCGGCGAAGATAACCGGAGGAAGCGGAACCTGTTTCATTGCCGCAGGCACATTCAGGACTGCCTTTCCGTCAAAGCGAACCAGAGCCAGTACCACAATGCCCAACAGTGCGGGAACCACTACGCCCCAGGTATTCAGTGTGCTGAAGAACGGTACTGTTTTCAGGATGGACGGAGCCAGCACGAAGAAAATAACCACGACAAAGATAAAAGCTGAGAATTTTCCGTCTTTGCCAAGGGGTTTTGCTTCTGCTTTTACTTTTTCCACATCATAGTTCTGGAAAGCAGATGTATCCGGATTCCAGATACGGATGATAATCATCATAGCCACAAAGATAATTGCCGCGTAGATCACACCAAAACCAAGCCACTGGGCGTAGGTAATGGTCAGGTGGCACTGGGTTTCCAGCAGACCCATCAGGATATTCGGCAGCG
This genomic window contains:
- the modA gene encoding molybdate ABC transporter substrate-binding protein gives rise to the protein MMKMKVLSIALVAVMGAAILAGCGSSKTDSQQTSAGSAAAADTSASGESGDQKQSATINVFAAASLNKVLDELIADYNKTQPDVKVQASYDSSGTLLTQIEEGAACDVFFSAAQKQMDQLQDKDKMVVEGTRHNVVNNQVCVVTQKDSKTKVTGLRTLKDAKSIALADGSVPVGKYTRQALVNAGILKKADDVSAITTEQVSKALGGVEINECKNVSAVTSAVAEGSNEVGTVYKSDTYGLEDKLKILEVVSYDLTGDVIYPIAQVQNKEADEAESSAAADFVKYVSSDQAKKVFQKYYFDTDVKD
- a CDS encoding 4Fe-4S dicluster domain-containing protein — encoded protein: MKQYAFVVELDRCIGCMQCETACEMEGSSLLDASRIHVCQVLPDSDGASQERYFLPVMCQQCANPACVYVCPSASLTKDPEDGIIRFDPFTCIGCLECTKACPYHAMNTSQDKPRVDKCTLCMQAVQKGEVPPCVTACAGEALSIGNISDPDSEVSRRLTRAGGSAVFTLPNRRDCRPSTRYILSESEWQDRLPEDLLRGSRTLPADTPEDCSKASPAGS
- a CDS encoding SLC13 family permease is translated as MKAEYRQYIHYLIALIIGVVIALVLHPGNGLTAIGVRVIAILIPVLYLWLTTNTHWTCLLALALLVMTGAMKPNEVWAGSMGHFVVITVITYMILNVCLKETGVIDKIAMWFVTRPFVQGKPYAFMTMFFASNVIIGLFMDNLSLAVIYIGIAEVLCKHMGLKKGDPMYTVIFTGVMWGNVLLSICSPIAHALPNILMGLLETQCHLTITYAQWLGFGVIYAAIIFVAMMIIIRIWNPDTSAFQNYDVEKVKAEAKPLGKDGKFSAFIFVVVIFFVLAPSILKTVPFFSTLNTWGVVVPALLGIVVLALVRFDGKAVLNVPAAMKQVPLPPVIFAGTVSCFAVPLSAKNTGITVWLGNVLRPSIGQLPTAAIVVVLIALAILMTNFLSNTVTQVLFFNIGAVLLAGSNYSIAAFCLIIGIASGMATVTPSAAVPSPFFFGPGHVTMKTTIKPNLAFVVICFVVCAFIGVPLATAIIG
- a CDS encoding ATP-binding cassette domain-containing protein, whose protein sequence is MAVEVDIRKKIGNFHLDVCFRAENEIFALLGASGCGKSMTLKCIAGIERPDEGRIAVDGRVLFDSEKKINLIPQKRHTGYMFQDYALFPNMTVEKNIMAGMGRHPSMEVVRDYMARFQLQGLENHLPRQLSGGQKQRVALARMMASDPDVLLLDEPLSALDTYLKWQVEEELMELLAEVKKPVLFVSHSRDEVYHLCDRVCVLDQGHMETVQEKMDFFDNPQTVVAARLSGCRNITKAERKSEHCLYAKGWGMEFRLTQKVPEDLKYVGIRAHYVEVMEEARNQPNYGTMKVDRLIEQQFESELILDCQDGTPARMRLLMDKKKAAELAAREYLHIHIPEHALMMLRG
- the modB gene encoding molybdate ABC transporter permease subunit, whose product is MNSLHEILAGLDWSPLFISLKTGVVATVVSFFLGIFAAGKIVHAGPKVRAVADGVLTLPMVLPPTVAGFFLLLLFSLRRPLGSFLYAELNIKVVQTWLGCILAAAVIAFPLMYRNARAAFEQLDTNLIYAGRTLGMSEAQIFWRVAVPNAGPGIISGTILTFARALGEYGATSMLAGNIPHKTATISQRIAMVIQDGDYLTAGIWVIIILIIAFGIIVAMNLIAGKNMKNIERW
- the moaC gene encoding cyclic pyranopterin monophosphate synthase MoaC, with the translated sequence MELTHMNEQGRARMVDVSAKADTRRIGVASGRISMQPETFRLITDGKIKKGDVLAVAQVAGIMAAKKTFDAIPMCHPLLITGVDIHFELHPECSEIEAVASVKTTGKTGIEMEALHATAVALLTIYDMCKAVDRGMVIKDILLLEKDGGKSGHFIRSREQ